The sequence below is a genomic window from Sinorhizobium meliloti.
CGCTGTCTCCTTCTACGAGCTGGACAACAAGATGCGCCTGAAAAAGCTTGATCTCAAACCACAGGAGTTGCTTGCCGCAGTCTCGGCTAGCGGTTTGCAGACCCTTGCCATCACCGATTTGCATGCCGAACTGGCGGCCGCTTTCGAATGGGATCACCGCGATCCGTGGGACCGCATACTCGCCGCACAGGCGCGGCTCGAACATTGCGCGCTTGTTTCAGTCGACGGCGCCTTCGATGCGGTGCTGCATGAACGGGTTTGGTAGCGATGCCGATGAAGATATTCATAGACGTCGAGGAGGCGGCAGAACGGCTGGAAGAGCTGATCGATTTGGCGTGCCGGCAGGACGAAGTCTATGTGTGCCGGGCCGGATGGCCTGTAGCTCAGCTCAGCTCCTTTTCGGGAGGGGATGATTCCCCCTCAGACGAAATCGCAGAGACTGTTCCTGACGCGGCCCACCGCCCGGGCAGCAAACTGGTTGAGGATGGAACAGTCTCTTCGGTCGACGCGGTTTGGATGCTCGCTGCGGAAGGAAAGCCGAGGCGGGAACATGATATGACGTCGGCGCACGATGATCTCTATGACGAAGACAGGCTGCCGCGATGACGATCGTGCCATCGACACCCATTGCCAGCCGCGCCGAAGAACTCGACGCGCTCGACGCCATCCTGCCCTTCGACCGCCGCGACCAGCTCGCCGCGCTGCTGACCGACGACGATGTCGCCACACTCAAACACCTGGCGCAGGAGGGCATGGGCGAGAATACGCTACGGGCGCTGGCCTCCGACCTCGGTTACCTCGAGGCCTGGTGCCGCCTCGCCACCGGTGACCCCCTCCCCTGGCCGGCGCAGGAACCGCTGCTGCTGAAGTTCGTCGCCCATCATCTCTGGGACCCGGTCAAGCGCGCCGAGGACGCGGCCCACGGTATGCCGGCCGACGTCGAGGCGGGACTGCGCGCCGAACGCCTGCTCCGATCCCCCGGACCGCACGCGCCGGGCACGGTCCAACGACGGCTGACCTCCTGGTCGATCCTGACGCGCTGGCGCGGTTTGACCGGCGCCTTCGCCGCACCGTCGCTCAAATCCACCCTGCGCCTCGCGGTGCGCGCCAGCGCCCGGCCGCGCCAGCGCAAGAGCAAGAAGGCGGTGACCGTCGATATCCTGGCAAAGCTGCTGCAGGCCTGTGCTGGCGATCGGCTGGTTGACCTCCGCGATCACGCGCTGCTCCTCACCGCCTTTGCCTCCGGCGGCCGCCGCCGCTCGGAGGTAGCGGCGTTGCGCGTCGAGGACCTGACCGACGAGGAACCGGTCCGCGCGGATCCCTCCGACAAGAACTCCCCTCCCCTGCCCTGTCTGTCGATCCGCCTCGGCCGCACCAAGACGACGACCGCCGATGAGAACGAACATGTGCTGTTGATCGGCCGCCCGGTCACAGCCTTGAAAACTTGGCTGGCTGAAGCGCAAATCAAGGACGGGCCGGTGTTCCGGCGCATCGATCAGTGGGGCAACATCGACCGGCGGGCGCTGACGCCGCAGTCTGTCAATCTGATCCTGAAAGCACGCTGTGAACAGGCCGGCCTTGATTCGGCGCTGTTTTCGGCCCATGGGCTGAGATCCGGCTATCTGACCGAGGCTGCCAACCGCGGCATCCCTCTGCCAGAGGCGATGCAGCAGTCGCTGCACAAGTCGGTGACCCAGGCGGCCAGCTATTACAACAATGCGGAACGAAAGAATGGACGAGCGGCCCGGCTGATCGTCTAAGCGTAACTACGCCCCGAAGAGAGCATCGGCTCGGTTCTCAAACGACCCCTATTCTTCCGGCTCGCTTCCGCCGCCGATCTATCGTGCTCGTCAGCACCCGATGCTGCCCTGCTCCAGGCCTCAGCACGCTGCATCAGCGACGCCATCTCTTCCCTCAAGCGATGCGAGCGTTGCAGGTCGGCGGCGTGCGGCGTTCTGGCGGGGATCGTAGAACACGCCGATCGCCTCGTCGGCTGCCTGTCGTGCCGCCTCCAGTTGTGCTTTCAAGCTCTCCAGCTCGGCCTGGCCTGCGCCGTCGCGTGCGGCCCCGGCAGAACTCAAGTTCGCCGGAGTCGACCTCCTCACCTGTGATCCTTGTTTAGCAGACATCCCCGCAGTATATGTAGAATTCCAGGTGTTTGATGGTTCAGGAAGATGTCGATCGTTGCAGTTAAAGTTCTGTCCACTGTCAACGCCCCTTATGGGACGACCCTTTCGGCTGAGCAACTGGCGTCGAAGATTTCCGATCCTGCCAGCGCAGTCTCTTTCGATCCTTCAGCATTTTCCTTCTTTTCAGAGGTCGACGAAAGTCTTCAGATCTCGTTCCTGGACGAAATGCACGTTGATCCCATGGCCGCCTTCGATCTGGCGCGGAAGTTCTCGGCACTTGCTGGCTATCCCCTCCCTTTGGCGCGGGCGGCGTAGTTGGACGAACACCCGGTCAGCAGATGGAGCGACCTGTTTGAACAGGCTTGCCGCATCATCGAACAAGCAAACTCCGAACTTACTATGATCGACAGTTGGACTTTTGGGGGCGGTACAGCCCTGATGCTCCAGATCGATCACCGTGAGAGTTTCGACGTCGACATTTTCCTAGATGATCCGCAACTTCTGCCATACCTGAATCCGAAGACACAGGGATACGCCCTCGACATCAACCCTGACGGCTATGAGTCCGATGGATCGCGGACATTGAAGATTGTTTTCGAGAACGTTGGCGAA
It includes:
- a CDS encoding type II toxin-antitoxin system VapC family toxin; the protein is MKVLLDSHAVYWWTIGSDRLSLTARSLIEDKANTILVSAVSFYELDNKMRLKKLDLKPQELLAAVSASGLQTLAITDLHAELAAAFEWDHRDPWDRILAAQARLEHCALVSVDGAFDAVLHERVW
- a CDS encoding site-specific integrase, whose translation is MTIVPSTPIASRAEELDALDAILPFDRRDQLAALLTDDDVATLKHLAQEGMGENTLRALASDLGYLEAWCRLATGDPLPWPAQEPLLLKFVAHHLWDPVKRAEDAAHGMPADVEAGLRAERLLRSPGPHAPGTVQRRLTSWSILTRWRGLTGAFAAPSLKSTLRLAVRASARPRQRKSKKAVTVDILAKLLQACAGDRLVDLRDHALLLTAFASGGRRRSEVAALRVEDLTDEEPVRADPSDKNSPPLPCLSIRLGRTKTTTADENEHVLLIGRPVTALKTWLAEAQIKDGPVFRRIDQWGNIDRRALTPQSVNLILKARCEQAGLDSALFSAHGLRSGYLTEAANRGIPLPEAMQQSLHKSVTQAASYYNNAERKNGRAARLIV